CAACAAACTCCTAAATACTATCATTGGTGTGGCTTCTTTATGATTGCATCAACATGTTCGGCCCAGGATGGATTCCAAGATGATGACACTGACCCTTCAATGGGGACTGGtctgtgttctcccaacttccccttcctgaagtcctcaattaatttcttggtcttgctgacactgggaGCAAAGTTGCTATTGTGAGCTGACTCAACCAACCAATGTGTCTGCCTTGCCACCATTTGAGATTTTGTCCATCAAAGTGGTGACATTGGTGAATTTATAGGTAGTGTTTGAGCTgtacctggccacacagtcatgagtatagagggaatagagcagtgggctaagcacacatcattGAGGTGCATTTATGTTGATTGTCAGTGTGACGAGTTAGTTATTACTGATCCgcattgactgtggtctcctgataagGACGTCAAAGTTCTAGTTTCAGAAGTGGGTACAGAGACCCGTGTTTTAAAGCTTGTTGATTAGCTGAGGGatgcacactcaaaatgctggtggaacttaacaagtcaggcaacatttatggaaatcaacggtctgagacccttcatcaaagaaGGAAGAAGAAGGCTGAATAAGAGGGAGGAGGGCGAGCTAGAAAGTGATATGTGAAGCAAAGTGGGTAGGTGAGggtgaatgaagtaagaagcagggaggtgataaatggaaaagacaaagggctggaggagaaggaatctgataggagagtggttCGTAGGAGAAAcaggaggaggggcaccggggaaggtgataggctggtgaggagaagaggtaggaggctaGAATGGTGAAATGAAGAAAAGCGGgggaataaaaaaaagaaaaacatgtTACTGGAAGTTGAATAAATTGCTATTTATGACATCAAGTTGGAGTCtacctagaccgggggtcggcaacccgcggctccggagccacatgtggctcttttacgtctgtgctgcggctccctgttactttgggaaataattggttgtggcgacccttttcctggcacatccgaaccgactcacaattagatagcctacgggggtttgcgagcacagagctttggagcctctgcgccatggggggcaggttgagggaggcttaaaagtgaggctgaagatttcgaataaagtttttttccttcgactgcagttaccgactccgtgtcgtaattttagcgctgcgtgtagcacaccgctacatggtcagtatttaattaaaatgtattttatgttagtttgttagtttttgaaatgtaaatctaaatttgaagattatggtgatcttgtacaatctaaataagatgttgtggcgacccatttcctgacacatccgaaccggctcacaattagccagcgttcaggctaagggagatagcctacgggggtttgtgagtacgtgtcttttgcagcatccgtgcccatggggggcgggttgagggaggcttaaaagcaaggctgtttagttcgaataaagctaactttgactgcagtttactgactgcgtgtagcaaccgctacgtgtttttatcgctggctgtccagaggggaggtgctgaaacgctttgtcgcgtgtctggaagaagtgaaaactttcctgggcagcaaagggctcaactttcctgagctggaacagccagagtggctggaaaagctacacttcatggtagacatgacagcgcacctgaacacgctgaacacagctcttcaacggggtaaggacgtacagccctgcacatgttggaggatgttttggcattcgagcgcaagttgacgttgcttgccagagatttacagaaaggcacattgtctcacttgcccaatttgagagagttcaaacaatgtcacgacatgataaattcggagtatttacattctgcaatcatcgcaatgcaaacatcgtttgggaaacgcttctgtgagttcagagaggaaaaaaacacattatccttcccggtcactcccctaagcatcaatccatccctactgaatacgactgcattgtcaggtgtgagtcaacctgaacaagtatgataaatattttaattgcctattattttacgtatattcatatgttttcattgttcagtgaaatagtccttttatttttcaggctgacagctggctgatgttatttttgatttgctgctggcggcaaatttaagtttggcgtttttcataaatacaagaaggactcaaatagacgttgagtattttacttaaaagtaacctttaacctaacgtctttttttcggagttcaaaatgtttctgttgcatgcagaaatgtaatttcgttttctctgcaggagttcatcaatttcataaatgcaacacattatagtttgtttatacatagcataaaggcaaaacaaaacgttgtatgcagtgttatttcattttaaatgtcaaacgggttttgcggctcccagtgttttcttttctgtgggaaacgggtccaagtggctctttcagtggtaaaggttgctgacccctgacctagacaGAAGgaggttgctcctccaacatgagagTGGCGTCGTCatggcagaaaaggaggaaatggactggcatgtcagaatggcAATTGAAATTGTTGGCTACtgggaaaagaaaggaaattacaggccagttagtctgatctcaatagtttggaagatgttagagtcgttTATTAAGTATAAAGTCTTAAGGCACtaggaggcatatgataaaacagGATAAAACAGTCAGcttggttttctcaagggaaaatcttgcctgataaatatgctggaagtctttgaagaaataacaagcaggatagacaaaggagaatcaatcaATAtcttgtacttggattttcagaaggcttttgacaaggtgccacacatgaggctgtttaacaagctatgtgctcatggtattacagggaagattctagcatggataaagcagtggctgattggcaggaggcaaacagtgggaataaagggaggctttgctggttggctgtcagtgactagtggtgttccacggggttCTGTGTTGGGGTCGATTTACatgatatgtcaatgatttggatgatggaattgatggctttgttgcaaagtttgtagatgatgtgAAGTTACCttgaggggcagatagttttgaggaaatggggaggctacagaagggacttgatttggagaatgggcaaagaagtggcacatGAAATACAGTTTTTAGGAAgtttatggttatgcactttggcagaagaactgaaagggtaggctattttctaaatagaacaAAATTACAGAactctgagttgcaaagggacttgggagtccttgtgcgtgattctctgaaggttaatttgcaggttgagtctgtgatgaggaaggcaagtacaatgttagcattaatttccagaggactagaacatgaaagcactggtgaggtctcacttggagtatcgtgagtagttttgggccccttatcttaaaatGGCAATGctaaaactggagagagttcaaaggttcacaaaaattattccaggattgtcATAAAAAGAACATATGATggttctgagcctgtattcagtagaagaatgagggatgacctcactgAAGCCCATCGAacgctgaaaggccttgatggaatgaatgtggagaggatgttccctatgttgggagagtctaagaccagaagacaccccctcagaatagaggggcatccttttagagtggagatgaggaggaatttctttggccagagtgtgatctgtggaattctttggcacAGGGTGCTTTGGCAACAGTTTTTGTGTACAGTGCCTGTAAACAGTGTTCATGGGGACAGATTGCAGGAGGTGGCATTTAGAAAGAAGTAGACCAGGTTTTCTAGGATCTTGCTGTGAATCTTTGTTACTGGAAAGCATATTTGTACTTTGGGGTCAGAATAATGTGCTGTAGAGCTCATCCTGCGCAGAACATTCAGTTTATGGTAGTTTAGTTTAACAATAAGTTTAAGAATGAAGACGGGTCCATTTATATACAATGTTGCAATTAACATGGTGATATCCATTTGTGTTAATGTGAATTATTAAGCAGACTCCTAATGAAAATAGAAATCTTTCAACAAGATGCACACCCACCCAGTAATTTTTTCCAAATTGCCTTGTTCCCACTCATCATGACATAAACATGAATCATGTACTGTACAGTATCTGGACAATTTGGTCTCCAGTTTGTCACAGATGTTCCTGTTCTTTGTTTCCTCTGCCCTGCATCCTCTGCAATTTGAAACACTAATTTTCTCACTTCTCCTGTTCCAATGCAAGGTCATCAACCTGAACCacttgcctgacctgcagagtatcCCTGGTGTTTGtgtttattttacctttcttCCTCTGATCCACAGTTTCCAAAGAGTTGAATGGAGCAGGCAGTGCTCTGCACAGGTTCAGCTGGGAAAGAACTGCAGAAGCTGGTCCAGGACACTCAAGGTTCCTGTGTCCACAGGGGAGGCCTGACCTTTCTGACCCTGAGAAACACAGACAGTGTTGTGCAAGACTTATGGCATTTCTCAGCACGTTCCAAACCATAAACACATAAacacctgtgtgtgtgttttgtgttaaATAATTCATCCACAGGAGACACTAAAACAAAAGCCAGAATGCCACACATGCTACAAATCATAAATTTAAAGCAAAACTGTAATTATGCTGTTCAGGCAAAGGCTGAGCAGACAGAAAAACAGTTAACTTCAGTATTGTGGACTTCTGTGGTTACCATTGTAACtagttttatttttaattccCAATTAATCTGGATTTAAAATTCACATCCCCATGATGCAATATGAACTATGTCTCTGGATAACTGGTCTCGGGTTAATAGTCTGGTCAGTTAACCACTGCATCACCACTCCACCCTGAACCAGCATTGGAATGAGCTCAGCTCTATTCCCTTGATACGTCAGCTTGAAGCAATTCTCGTTCCCACTCCCTTTAAGCAGTTTTATTAAAATAAGAAGGGAACACATAAGTATTTCAAGTCGTGTTTGTGGCTTTTTGAAGCTTGAAGAATTAGGCCTAGGCACGTGATACAATTAGTTACATGTTCATGTTTGGCTCAAGAGGAGGTTGTGAATTAGACCCTGAAGCTATGAGGTGTGTTTTAAATTTTGTTTAAATGCAATAGATCAAGAAACAATATAGAAAGCCACTACAAGTCATTTGGCTAAACATTAAGTACCTCTCTGAACCAGGATCACCGATGTGTTACAGGCAATTCATGAAACATCCACTGATATTGAGAACTGTCCACTTTGTTTTCCACATCTCTTGATGCAGGACTTTACTCTGCCCTCAAGCTTACCTAGAAAAGTTACACAGGGCTGAATTTACTTAATCTGGAATGAAAGTGGTAAATGCTGCCTATAGTCAGCAGCTAGACTGCATCTGTGAAGAGTGAAGCGGTTATATTTTGGGTCGacaacctttcatcagaactactGTAATTGTGCTGTTAGTATTTTCCATCTCTAATCCAGTTTTCAAGCCAATTAAAATTTTAATACCAGCCAATTAAAACTACTCAGCTACTTCAAGTACAAGGCAAATCAGATGTGTGGAGGGCCATGGACGGAATCAGTCGCTGGGTGGATGAAGCTGGGATACTGCCCTGTGTTGTGAGCTTGTGCAGGGCCATCAGCAGAGAGCTCAAAGGAAGATTAGGCCGAAAAGCTTCTGCTGTAATCAAGCTGTTGCAAAAATCCCACACATTTTTAGTTTCTAAGATAATCAGGGAGGATTATTGGCTTGTGGAACTGATGTGTAATTGAACTaactgaatttatttaaatcttaaatCCATCCCACAATATGGGGGAGTAAAAATCTTAGTGTTATGACTCAGTCACAATGTACAGacgtgaatttataagtctaatggcttgctgaaagaagctgtcctgtagcctgttggtcctggttttaatgctatggtactgtttgccagacggaagcagctgaaacagtttgtggttggggtgactggtgtccccagtGATCTTACAGGCCGCCTTTCTGCACCCGCTACTCTGTGtcttcaatggagggaagtttgcatccacagatgtgctgggctgtccgtaccgctctctgcagtgcccagcgatcaaggtcGGTGCAGTTCTCGTACCAGGCAATATTATAGCCACTCAGTgtactctcaatggtgcccctgtagaagatCTTGAGAACTTGGGTGTTCATACTGAACTTTTTCAGTTGCCTGAGGTGGAAAAAATACTATTGTGTTCTTTTTTGCCATACAtccggtgtgtacagtccaggtgatatcagtgatgtgtataccgaggagcttgaaactactcacccccTTAACTGCATTCCCATTGATGTTGATCTTGTCtgcgttcctcctgtaatccacaatgaGCTCTTctgttttttggacattgagggaaaggctgTTATCTTGGTGCCACAGTGTCAGGTGTCTACCTCCTCTGTAGACTGAAAATATTGCAGTTCGATAGTTTCCTTCTGCCTATTTCAAGCTCAAGGGAGATGCAACTTTTTTTTCTCACAATGCATGTTACTGATCAAGTTTTCCATAGGTGATTACTGCAAAAGGTTCCTAAGTAATGAGCAGGAGTTTATCACTATACATTTTGAATAGCGGCTATGCATTTTGGCACCTGGCCCAATAGAACATTAAACCCACAGTGAGTAAATCAGTGCACCATCCCTGAGCAGCACAGGCCAAAATGGGCCCAATTGCAGCCCAGTCTGTTCTTAGCTGATGTCTGGAAGTAGTGGATCAGGAGAGCTACTCCTGATTTCTATATCCATACTGGCCTGAGCACATTGAATGTTGGCTCAGATGTACAACTTTGTACTTGGCCCAGCAACTCCTGTGGTTTCACCATTCTGAGGCTAATTGACTGTTCATGGCAAGTTCTGAAGGTGACTGTAGGAATTACTAtgcacctagaatattgcatTTCCTTAGTGTTCGAGAAACCAAGGATATGGGAACAAAGCTGAAACCAGCTCTGAATCAGCAATAATTGTATTGAAAGATGGGAGCAGGCTCAGAATCAATTGGCCtgctattttctgtctgtatagAGAAAGCACAATGTGCACCTCTGCATTTATAATTTTAGTGTCTTTTCTTTCTTCACAGATGCAGCAGTTATTTTATGAGAACTATGAACAGAATAAGAAGGGCTATATACAGAACCTCCACAATAGCAAGATCCAGCGAGCGATCACTCTGCATCCGAACAAGAGCCCAGAGTATCAATACCGGCTTCACAGCTACATGCTGAGTCGTCGGATCTCGGAGCTTCGCCATCGCACCATCCAGCTTCACCGGGAGATTGTGCTGATGGGCAAGTACAGCAACACCGAACTTCACAAAGATGACATTCACTTGGGAATTCCACCTTCCTTTATGCGGTTCCAACCTCAACACAGGGAAGAGGTTCTGGAATGGGAGTTCCTGACGGGGAAGTACCTTTATTCAGCATTTGATGGAGAGCCACCAAGAAGAGGGATGGATTTTTCTCAGAAAGAAGCTTTGAATGACATTGTAATGCAGTTGATGGAAATGATCAATGCTAATGCTAAGTCCAGGGGACGGATTATTGACTTTAAAGAAATTCAGTACGGTTACCGAAGGGTTAACCCTATGTATGGGGCAGAGTATGTACTTGACCTGCTGCTTCTCTATAAAAAGCACAAGGGAAAGAAGATGACTGTCCCAGTGAGGAGGCATGCTTACCTGCAGCAAACTTTCAGCAAGGTCCAGTTTTCTGAGAGTGAAGAGATTGATGCGGCAGATTTGGCCAACAGCATTAACAGGATCTCACAATCTTTCTCCATCCTCTCAAACCCCCTGCAGATATTTCTTCCCTTCCAACTTAGAGCGAGTAATGTTGGGCAAGAGAAGCCCAAAGACCAGAAAATCAACATCTTGGTCCCTCTGTCTGGTCGTTTTGAAATGTTCGTGAGATTCATGGAAAACTTTGAAAGGACTTGTCTGATTTCAAATCAGAATGTCAAGTTAGTTATCTTGCTACTCAGTTCTGATTCCAATCCAGATAAAACAAAGCAATTGGAATTGACAAGAGGTTATCAAGTGAAATATCCCAAAGCAGAGATCCAGGTTCTTCCAGTACTTGGAGAGTTTTCCAGGGCTCTTGCGCTGCATTATGGAGCTGCCCAGTTTAGTAATGATTCTCTACTTTTATTTTGTGATGTTGACTTGATTTTTTCAATAGATTTTCTGCAGCGTTGCAGAAATAATGCTGCACCAGGGAAGCAAGTGTACTTCCCAGTTATCTTTACCCAATTTGACCCAAAGATTGTACATGCAGGGAAATCTCCCAATAATAACAACTCTGCTTTTACAAAAAATACTGGATTCTGGAGATACTATGGGTTTGGGATCTCGTGCATTTACAAAAGTGATCTTGTACTTGCTGGTGGATTTAACATCTCGATCCAAGGCTGGGGAATGGAGGATGTGGATCTCTACAACAAAGTCATTCAGGTTGGTTTAAAACCATTCAGGAGTCAAGAAGTTGGAATCGTTCACATCCACCATCCAATCTACTGTGATCCAAACTTGGAACCAAATCAGCACAAAATGTGCTTGGCCTCCAGAGCCTCAACCTATGGCTGTACTCAGCAGCTGGCAGAACTGTGGCTAGAGAAACA
The nucleotide sequence above comes from Hypanus sabinus isolate sHypSab1 chromosome 28, sHypSab1.hap1, whole genome shotgun sequence. Encoded proteins:
- the chsy1 gene encoding chondroitin sulfate synthase 1, which produces MAPRCRRSWLSVLLGLVLGFALASWLILPRASERGQAQRQWVRAVCGRRGPGAGRLHASSPSASEAPASRFMYVGVMSAKKYLKSRALAAYRTWARHIPGRVEFFSSEGSDLSLPLPLVALPGVDDTYPPQKKSFLMLKYMAERHLQQFEWFVRADDDTYIRGEKLESFLRGLNSSQPLYLGQTGLGAPEEMGKLALEPGENFCMGGPGVVLSRELLRRVLPHIGQCLREMYTTHEDLELGRCVRRFAGVQCAWSYEMQQLFYENYEQNKKGYIQNLHNSKIQRAITLHPNKSPEYQYRLHSYMLSRRISELRHRTIQLHREIVLMGKYSNTELHKDDIHLGIPPSFMRFQPQHREEVLEWEFLTGKYLYSAFDGEPPRRGMDFSQKEALNDIVMQLMEMINANAKSRGRIIDFKEIQYGYRRVNPMYGAEYVLDLLLLYKKHKGKKMTVPVRRHAYLQQTFSKVQFSESEEIDAADLANSINRISQSFSILSNPLQIFLPFQLRASNVGQEKPKDQKINILVPLSGRFEMFVRFMENFERTCLISNQNVKLVILLLSSDSNPDKTKQLELTRGYQVKYPKAEIQVLPVLGEFSRALALHYGAAQFSNDSLLLFCDVDLIFSIDFLQRCRNNAAPGKQVYFPVIFTQFDPKIVHAGKSPNNNNSAFTKNTGFWRYYGFGISCIYKSDLVLAGGFNISIQGWGMEDVDLYNKVIQVGLKPFRSQEVGIVHIHHPIYCDPNLEPNQHKMCLASRASTYGCTQQLAELWLEKQQSGPSNISTLDSSKRTA